A section of the Cuniculiplasma divulgatum genome encodes:
- a CDS encoding cation:proton antiporter produces the protein MTLISSIFVLLFVALVAGELLNRVGIPSVVGELLTGLILGPAVLGIVSPNQVFSGISEVALFFIVLLIGIEATTDSLIKNYKPAMVFTATSFIIPVVAMVIVSTMVFHLGYISAIVLSVAVGVPSISIVSVILRDYDMLRVRAGHIILASVVITDIIAFAVASIFLNPKAVYYEVPGIVIFMILFFTLDMEVRKHSKLVVELFTRLHATERGEKIIFGSIILSGLIIASIFEIIGITYVLGAFFAGIIISEVVVGRELQGILTRTLSRINDSFFIPIFFAIAGLNSIFPPRDSVYLMFALVAVGIAISVPLDYIYGRTVFEHISAKTGVGILGGRGAVGIVIATVALSSGIITRGLFSVAVFATLIISTCLPPLVTKKDIHIPEEASELLYY, from the coding sequence ATGACTCTTATATCCTCAATTTTTGTCCTGCTATTCGTGGCACTTGTGGCCGGTGAGCTGCTGAATAGAGTGGGAATTCCTTCGGTAGTGGGTGAACTCCTAACAGGTCTAATCCTGGGTCCGGCAGTCCTTGGAATAGTGAGTCCAAATCAGGTATTTAGCGGCATATCTGAGGTCGCGCTGTTCTTCATTGTTCTTCTTATCGGTATAGAGGCAACCACAGATTCGCTTATAAAGAACTACAAACCAGCAATGGTTTTCACAGCAACCAGCTTCATCATTCCAGTCGTGGCAATGGTAATAGTTTCAACGATGGTTTTTCACCTGGGCTATATCAGTGCCATCGTCCTATCAGTTGCAGTTGGAGTCCCATCAATCTCCATAGTGTCTGTTATATTGAGGGATTATGACATGCTCCGGGTAAGGGCAGGGCACATCATACTTGCAAGTGTTGTAATCACTGATATAATTGCCTTTGCAGTGGCGTCAATATTTTTAAATCCCAAGGCAGTCTATTATGAAGTCCCCGGAATAGTGATCTTCATGATTCTTTTCTTCACGCTGGACATGGAAGTGAGGAAACACTCAAAACTGGTTGTTGAATTGTTTACCAGGCTCCATGCCACTGAGCGTGGTGAGAAGATCATATTTGGATCTATAATCCTTTCCGGGCTCATAATAGCCAGTATTTTCGAGATTATAGGCATAACTTATGTTCTTGGGGCATTTTTTGCAGGAATAATCATAAGTGAAGTTGTCGTGGGTCGAGAACTTCAGGGAATTCTTACAAGGACTCTATCAAGGATAAACGACAGCTTCTTCATTCCCATCTTCTTTGCCATTGCAGGCCTGAACAGTATTTTTCCTCCCCGGGATTCAGTCTATCTGATGTTCGCTCTTGTGGCAGTTGGAATTGCCATTTCCGTACCTCTTGACTACATTTACGGTAGAACCGTGTTTGAGCACATAAGTGCAAAGACAGGCGTCGGTATCCTGGGAGGTCGTGGGGCTGTGGGCATTGTCATTGCAACAGTGGCCCTGAGTTCAGGAATAATCACGAGAGGTTTGTTTTCCGTGGCTGTATTTGCAACATTGATCATATCAACGTGCCTGCCCCCTCTGGTTACGAAGAAGGACATACATATACCGGAGGAGGCCTCAGAATTACTTTACTACTGA
- a CDS encoding Lrp/AsnC family transcriptional regulator produces MDAKDQRIFQYLVDHGRDKISDISKELDIPRVTVYERIQGMVKEGVIKKFTIVPDYKAIGLPVVSFIFVSFSPAAGVTQRQLAEKISRFREVEEVYIIAGAWDMMVKIRSSTVEDVGNFVLDKLRATEGVEKTETVSVFSVVK; encoded by the coding sequence ATGGACGCAAAGGATCAGAGGATCTTTCAGTACCTGGTGGATCACGGAAGAGACAAGATATCGGATATCTCAAAAGAACTTGACATACCTCGTGTCACCGTCTACGAGAGAATCCAGGGGATGGTGAAAGAGGGAGTAATAAAAAAATTCACTATAGTTCCGGACTACAAGGCCATCGGCCTGCCAGTTGTTTCATTCATATTTGTGTCATTCAGCCCTGCCGCCGGAGTAACGCAGAGACAGCTGGCTGAGAAAATTTCCAGGTTCAGGGAAGTTGAAGAGGTCTACATAATAGCCGGAGCCTGGGACATGATGGTGAAGATAAGATCATCCACAGTGGAAGATGTTGGAAACTTTGTGCTGGATAAGCTGAGGGCTACCGAAGGCGTAGAGAAGACGGAGACCGTTTCAGTTTTTTCAGTAGTAAAGTAA
- a CDS encoding asparagine synthetase A produces METEIVSELMEHLSDKKLEAALKVNTTVRAAMGEFLRDRGFIEIPPVIFSTVTDPLNHPVYDPSFEYEGTRYALTKSMIFHKQIIVQKFPKIFAFSPNIRLEMPEKARTGRHLLEFTQLDLEVKGATREDLIKLGEELFIHTLEKVIEKHAQDLHDLGRSLSVPRAPFKRYKFEEAAEKYGSEFETILSKDAKEPFWIVDIPLKEREFYDRESDVFPGILNDMDLIYPEGYCEALSGGEREFDLDRIMERIRRKGQTYEQFKWFLEFAREGLELSTGFGIGIERLVRYICGFERIEDVHPFPKVPGKVSV; encoded by the coding sequence ATGGAAACGGAAATAGTTTCAGAACTTATGGAGCATCTCAGCGATAAAAAACTGGAAGCAGCACTGAAGGTCAACACAACCGTCAGGGCAGCAATGGGTGAATTTCTCAGAGATAGAGGATTTATAGAGATTCCTCCTGTGATCTTCTCCACCGTAACTGATCCGCTCAACCATCCCGTGTATGATCCGTCATTCGAATATGAAGGAACGAGATATGCTCTCACCAAGAGCATGATATTCCACAAGCAGATAATTGTGCAGAAGTTTCCAAAGATTTTCGCATTCTCACCCAACATCCGGCTGGAAATGCCTGAAAAGGCCAGGACCGGTAGGCATCTTCTTGAGTTTACCCAGCTGGATCTGGAGGTGAAGGGAGCCACAAGGGAAGACCTCATTAAACTTGGCGAAGAGCTTTTCATTCACACCCTGGAGAAAGTCATTGAGAAACATGCTCAGGACCTGCATGATCTTGGGAGAAGCCTCAGTGTTCCCCGTGCGCCCTTCAAAAGATATAAATTTGAGGAAGCCGCAGAAAAATACGGATCTGAATTCGAAACGATCCTTTCAAAGGATGCAAAAGAGCCGTTCTGGATAGTGGACATACCGCTTAAGGAAAGGGAATTCTATGATCGGGAAAGCGATGTTTTCCCTGGTATTCTGAATGACATGGACCTCATCTATCCGGAAGGATACTGCGAGGCGCTTTCAGGAGGAGAGAGAGAATTTGATCTGGACAGAATAATGGAAAGGATTCGCAGGAAAGGGCAGACCTATGAGCAATTCAAGTGGTTCCTGGAATTTGCCAGGGAGGGGCTGGAGCTGTCAACAGGCTTTGGAATTGGCATAGAAAGGCTGGTAAGGTATATCTGCGGATTTGAGAGAATTGAGGATGTTCACCCGTTTCCAAAGGTACCCGGAAAGGTATCTGTCTGA
- a CDS encoding SDR family oxidoreductase encodes MVDLIRDSMAGKVAVIIGVGPGQGISTVRMFINFGAKVAMVSRSGNTYGLVPSSTIKAYKADATDEKQLVAVRDRIIADYGGIDFVVSNVGVWEKLKGEFPEVNDFERILHINLSSHLSVIRTFSQPMKPAGGSIVLVGASRYIFQGNDLAYNVSKSAIEELVRKSAETLRQYNIRVNAVMPGSVGKEDTYYKVFPFNFTKLSERKELEPIEVAMVSAFLASEMSLGIDGQCINVDRGLNSF; translated from the coding sequence ATGGTAGATTTAATCAGGGATTCCATGGCAGGCAAGGTTGCTGTGATAATTGGCGTGGGACCGGGCCAGGGCATATCAACCGTAAGAATGTTCATAAACTTTGGTGCCAAGGTGGCAATGGTTTCAAGAAGCGGAAATACCTACGGACTGGTGCCATCCTCCACAATAAAGGCATACAAAGCAGATGCAACTGACGAGAAGCAACTGGTGGCGGTCCGGGACAGGATAATTGCAGACTATGGCGGAATAGATTTTGTTGTTTCCAATGTTGGTGTCTGGGAAAAACTGAAGGGAGAATTTCCGGAGGTAAATGATTTCGAAAGGATACTGCACATTAACCTGTCATCGCACCTGTCAGTGATCAGAACGTTTTCACAGCCGATGAAGCCTGCCGGTGGCTCGATTGTCCTGGTGGGGGCTTCAAGATACATATTCCAAGGTAACGATCTGGCTTACAACGTTTCCAAGTCCGCTATTGAAGAGCTTGTGAGGAAATCCGCCGAGACTCTGCGCCAGTACAATATCAGGGTCAATGCCGTAATGCCAGGTTCAGTTGGGAAGGAGGACACCTACTACAAAGTTTTTCCCTTCAATTTCACAAAGCTCTCAGAACGAAAGGAATTGGAGCCAATCGAGGTTGCAATGGTTTCAGCATTTTTGGCCAGTGAAATGTCCCTTGGAATAGACGGCCAGTGCATCAACGTTGACCGTGGACTGAACTCATTCTGA
- a CDS encoding class I SAM-dependent methyltransferase — translation MVVEDDRKRIVVEQFGKKAREYVESRGHAQGLDLQRIIEWIHPEKDWKALDIATGGGHVARTLHPHVGLVIATDLTWNMLTAAREANVKAGADDVIYLMADAENLPFLDETFDIVTCRIAPHHFTDKGAFVREVSRVLKNKGIFIMIDNVVPGDTELGMLMNTFEKMRDRSHVECASVEEWKSMLAGSNLEILKEEVEKKMYSFKEWVARTAESKEQIAQTENFIKGMTERALDYFQVRTDHNEIISLKVDQWMVMARRK, via the coding sequence ATGGTGGTGGAGGATGACCGGAAGCGCATTGTTGTTGAACAGTTTGGAAAAAAGGCCAGGGAGTATGTGGAAAGCCGTGGTCATGCGCAGGGGTTGGATCTCCAGAGAATAATTGAATGGATACATCCCGAGAAGGACTGGAAGGCACTTGACATTGCAACTGGAGGGGGCCATGTGGCCAGAACTCTTCATCCTCATGTTGGTCTTGTAATTGCCACCGATCTGACATGGAATATGCTCACGGCTGCTAGAGAGGCCAATGTGAAAGCTGGAGCAGACGATGTAATTTATCTGATGGCTGATGCCGAAAATTTACCCTTCCTTGATGAAACCTTTGACATTGTAACGTGCCGCATCGCTCCCCATCATTTCACTGATAAGGGTGCCTTTGTCAGGGAAGTCTCCCGGGTCCTGAAAAACAAGGGCATCTTCATCATGATAGATAACGTGGTTCCAGGCGATACAGAGCTTGGAATGCTAATGAACACCTTCGAGAAGATGAGGGATAGAAGCCACGTTGAATGTGCCTCAGTGGAAGAATGGAAATCCATGCTGGCAGGGAGCAATCTTGAGATCTTGAAAGAAGAAGTTGAAAAAAAGATGTACTCATTCAAGGAGTGGGTTGCAAGAACGGCAGAAAGCAAAGAGCAGATTGCGCAAACTGAGAATTTTATAAAAGGCATGACTGAACGTGCACTTGACTATTTCCAGGTGAGAACTGACCATAACGAAATTATCAGCCTGAAGGTGGATCAGTGGATGGTGATGGCCAGAAGAAAATGA